In the Andrena cerasifolii isolate SP2316 chromosome 3, iyAndCera1_principal, whole genome shotgun sequence genome, AGAAGAAGCTTATCGGCACACAGAGTCCGCGACGAAACAGTTTCGGGGGGTCGGGGTGGCCATGTTGAAGCCACCGCCGCAGAACTTCTTCCCATTCACGGCCGGAAGCACGGGCTCGCTCATCGATTTCGGCCTCGACTCCCTCGACTTCTGCAGCTTCCTCTTCTGGGCGTAGTACTTCTCCTTCAGCTCGCACATCTCGCCGTTCGCTCGCTCCATGCCGAGCCTGTACTCACCGATTTGGACCTCGTACATGCTCACCTCCGCCAGCAGACACTGAGAAATGCCCTTCTGAATCATTGAACTCGCGTGCACGATGGCATTCGTTACCCTTGAGATACCCGCCACCCCTGATCGCTAACCCAGTGCATGTTTCGGGACACTTGTGTGCGAGTGTGTTGGCAAATATTGATAATTTTTGGTTATCGGAGTTCGGTGTTATTGGTGTAATTTTTTGTGGACTTGGtaaggtgtaaattattttaaaaagaattgatTACATACCTTCATTTTCTGCCCCCTGTCGCGCAACGCTTCCTGAGTTTTGTTCAAAGAAATCGCCACCTGTGGTCCTGGGTGCTTCGATAGGATTTCACGAAGATTCATGTACAATTTCTCCGTgtcttttattttcttctccTTCTCGATCATATCAGCGTCCATTTTCAGCACCCGCTTCTGGAGGATCTGGATTTTCTTCAGGAGCTCGTAAGTACCAGGATCCGAGCCCTGAAGTGTAAACAGGAACGCAATTACATTATTTTCTTCGCAATTATAGAAGCAGGCTGgtacttaaaaaaattcatggAATCTAAGATCAACTGCTTTGCTTACGAAGATAACTGCTGACAATATTATGAAACAAATATGTCATCAATTTCAAACATCTGAAAACACCTGAAACACTAAGCCGAAAGTGTGCCAACGAAATAgcactataataataataaatactggCGTACCTCGAGTTTTCTCCACCTGTGGATGTTCAGTGGCGTCTGGACCTCCTCCTCGAGCGCCATAACTTTCAGCCTCTCTTTCGTCAGGTCGCGGTTCAAATGAAAAACTTCCTGACGCAGGTCGGTCATGTTCTCTATGTTCTTCGTCAGCAGAACCTTCTCGGTTCTCAGCTTCTTCACTTCGAGCTTCAACAGCCTGATGTCCTCCAATCTCTGATTATACTGCACCTCGCCCCGCTGCAGCGTGCCATGGAGCACCTTTATCCTGCTGTATTGAAGGCTCAGCTCGTCGTTCCTCCTGACCAATTGCGTGCCCAGGATGTCCCTCTCGTTCATGACGTTCCCGATGTCCTTCTTGTGACGCCCAATGTCCGACTCTAATCGCTGGATCACCTGCCTCAGACTCTTCTCCTCCTGCTTCATCGTCTCGATCTCGCGTCGCAGATCAGTCACCTCCTTGTGGCAAGATTCCAGCTCGACCTTCAGGCTCTCCTTCTGCTTCTCCACCCTCCCACGTACTGCAAGAAAAATGGCCACGTGCGAGGGACTTTCACACCCCAGGATCCAGCTAAACGAGCATCCACTAGACCGTCTTGATAAATTCGCCCGGGAAACAGTTGGTTGACTCGCTTCGGTGGCGAAATATAAACCAgtggtttttaattatttgtgtggtgggagaattgTTTTTGTTCGATTTGTTTAGTGATCGGGCTGCAGTCATCAGCGCGGAAAATGTAATTTATGAGGAATTTAGGAACTCCATGTGAAATGTTGGAAGAAACAGAAATTATTCCTCGACTGATCTACACTTTGATAGATATAGAATATGGGGTGGTTATAAAGCGCTCGGATGATTCgtgtaatataattaaaatttctttgctctaaccccctaatatggttccaagcTCGATCGACAAGTTATCGCGGGTGAAGCGGTTATCAGAATTCAGGTCGACTTACGGAACTCTTCTTTGATCAGACTGGCCTCCTTCGACGCGATACCCTCTTTCAGCTGCTCGATCTGATGGCTAATCACCTTCAGCTTATTCTTCAGCTCCTGTATTTCGTCCTGGGCCTCCGTGTAGCTCTTAGCGCACGAGTTCCTCTCGGCTCGCACTGCCTCGAACAGATTCTGCTGTTGTCGGTACCTCGTCTCGGCCTCCGCCAGCCGTTTCTTGTAATTGGAGATCTCGACTTGCTTCAACTTGACCTCGCTTATGTAGTTCTCAATCTATTAACGTGACGAAGTTAGCTCAATTGAGATGCATGCAAATCACTGTCCCCGCCTCTCCATTCCCATGCTCGGCTCAGATTACCCCCGTCGCAGCCCCCTCGGGTATAAATAGGAGTGGCTGTGTGTTTCGTTGTTGCTGGGGCGGTTAGTAGTTTTGCAATTTGTCGGGATGCCGTGAGAAATTATTCCTGTGCAACAGGGGAGACCGTGCTTGCGCTCGTATGTGACGCTGGTGGACGTATTATAGTTAGTAACAAGGTAAGAAGTTTGCGGGACTATTGAGCCTATCTGGGCCTAACCCACAATTTTTTGTGGATTGACATTTCAGCCTAAACCACCTCTTATACATCGAAATTTTAATTGCTGTGGGCTTAGCAATCTTCTAAAAACATCTAGAAAATGCCACCAAAAACACGTGTTTTTGCATTAAGCATTTGTTGATTTACATCGCGCAATACTAGCTTATGCAGCATCGGccattattttatatactaataatatacaccttagcaattatattttttacaaaatcatacCTATGTACATAAAAATAGAGATTAAGGGATTACATTCACctacaagttcaggaattttttgggggaaaagtataagtgaaaatcatacacaatgttttcctattaaaagatacatcttttgactatattattctaaattttcatgagatattattatgccgtttgtcaattgttttttgttgactgtagtaaTGTGTACCACTTGaaattagtattaaaaatttatatataacaaatttctaaatacaaatggacttaggccactttcaaaataaacggctcgtgTGCGCATATAACCACGTACGAGATATAGGATAGAACAAATATCCAATGTAAATTTTTCTCACTCGACTTAGGAGGCTTTTAGAACGAAGATCCCTTTGATATTATCAGCCACGATTGCTCTACAAGGGGCAACGTGATCCAATACTCGGTAGGTACTATGACGGTGTAGGTTGTAGATGCTGTCAGCGATTGCAGTTACCAGCACTAATCTAGTATTAATTACAATTCCATGTACAATCACGAAATGAGCCGGTTACATACATCTGATAATTTCAAACCACATACGCGTATGCGATGTGGTTACACCTGATGAATTCTCCATCGAACAGTTGCCAAGACGATATTTCCTACACAACGTGGTGAATACAGTTCGGTGACCAAACATGTAAATACGAGAATTCCACAATGTCaataaaatacttaaaatcCTAAgactaattgaaataaaattaatcaaaTCTTTTAATGCAAATTAGAAACATACTATAGCCCACTGTACAGCAAAATCTGCGAGGAAAACGTATTCTAACTGAAAAAGCTTTAACCATCATCCACCTCTCACGTCCATAAAGAGGTCGAAACTGTGCCAAGACGTTATCAAATTATGATCTATAATACGATCAAAATTAAAACCATTTCGAATAAAGAGAGCGATATAATTTTCACGCGTCAGATTAATCTTTTCAGAGATATCAGCATACCCTCTACCGTGATAGACAGTGCGAccgcagtgtctgtttaacagGGCGCAATCACAATTTGTCGTAGTAAGG is a window encoding:
- the LOC143367162 gene encoding cilia- and flagella-associated protein 58 isoform X2, which encodes MESLMKEKEIMASEMDTLRQRLKNMSLYTEELEKRTSDTDHKMHDLQENLDMHLSEFSKERRGRQRAQDEAHQLQEELNAKTNDLEVAHASIKAATANVTKLEAMLRDHRLSGEKMQKEINKLLLKRINLESDVDNANVHIEDLQKEIAEKDKQLKEIKQGAHGLRDEIAKAKSERESVTKRLQRAEMERSHLEQDLKQALAKRQNIEQETMTLRKQQVDRQQQIDVLVREKNILARTKETLGEHMKKLNHETVVCEYSRRKIERDLDDMVHNVAEVTKQLDTVEKERDKHNLVAQELAQQIENYISEVKLKQVEISNYKKRLAEAETRYRQQQNLFEAVRAERNSCAKSYTEAQDEIQELKNKLKVISHQIEQLKEGIASKEASLIKEEFLRGRVEKQKESLKVELESCHKEVTDLRREIETMKQEEKSLRQVIQRLESDIGRHKKDIGNVMNERDILGTQLVRRNDELSLQYSRIKVLHGTLQRGEVQYNQRLEDIRLLKLEVKKLRTEKVLLTKNIENMTDLRQEVFHLNRDLTKERLKVMALEEEVQTPLNIHRWRKLEGSDPGTYELLKKIQILQKRVLKMDADMIEKEKKIKDTEKLYMNLREILSKHPGPQVAISLNKTQEALRDRGQKMKCLLAEVSMYEVQIGEYRLGMERANGEMCELKEKYYAQKRKLQKSRESRPKSMSEPVLPAVNGKKFCGGGFNMATPTPRNCFVADSVCR